GTTTAAGAGTGGATTGGCGCTTTAAAAACACTTTGAAAAAAGCATCTATAAATAATACCAAATGTTAGTGTGTTTTTTAAGATCGTTCTTTGACTATCATTCAACAATCTTGCTTAGATTAGAATCCAAAAAATTAAGTGTAACTTCAATCTTTGTTCCTATACCTATTTTTGATTTAATATGAAAATGCCCGCCTAAAGATTCGGTTCTTTCATACATATTAATTAATCCAATACCGGTTTTTATATTATTAATATCAAAACCCTGCCCATCATCAACAACAGACATTTTTAAAGAATCTGTATCTTGCTGCTCAATTTTGACATCGCAATTTTTAGCATTTGCATATTTATTAATATTTAAAATAGCTTCCTGAAGTATACGATATAAATTTATTTTATAAATGTTTTGAATATTGAT
This region of uncultured Flavobacterium sp. genomic DNA includes:
- a CDS encoding ATP-binding protein, with protein sequence INIQNIYKINLYRILQEAILNINKYANAKNCDVKIEQQDTDSLKMSVVDDGQGFDINNIKTGIGLINMYERTESLGGHFHIKSKIGIGTKIEVTLNFLDSNLSKIVE